A single genomic interval of Zingiber officinale cultivar Zhangliang chromosome 4A, Zo_v1.1, whole genome shotgun sequence harbors:
- the LOC121971352 gene encoding traB domain-containing protein-like, giving the protein MSEMIDMWKKKKMNTFGILYSWFLAKVAHKLEVLPGAEFRVAYEEAMSYGGKVILGDRPVHITLKRTWGKMSLWARTKFLYSILFQTVCLPSTEELNKMLADMDNVDMLTLVIQEMSKAFPTLIDTLLHERDMYMSSTLLNVAREHSSVVAVVGKGHLAGIKKYWKQPVEMKHLLEIPVRSAGPSRTTILVSVGVAFTGIAAAIYLLAKR; this is encoded by the exons ATGAGTGAAATGATTGACATgtggaagaaaaagaagatgaaTACTTTTGGAATTCTTTACAGCTGGTTTCTTGCCAAG GTTGCTCATAAACTCGAAGTTCTTCCAGGTGCTGAGTTCCGAGTAGCATATGAAGAGGCAATGAGTTATGGAGGCAAAGTTATCCTGGGTGACCGTCCTGTTCAT ATTACCTTGAAAAGAACTTGGGGGAAGATGTCATTATGGGCTagaacaaaatttttgtacagcatACTCTTTCAAACAGTATGTTTACCGAGTACCGAAGAACTAAATAAGATG ttGGCGGACATGGATAATGTTGACATGCTGACTCTTGTAATTCAAGAGATGAGCAAGGCGTTCCCAACTCTAATTGATACTCTTCTTCATGAGAGAGATAT GTACATGTCCTCTACATTACTAAATGTCGCGAGAGAACACTCATCTGTTGTTGCAGTTGTTGGCAAAGGACATTTagctggaataaagaagtacTGGAAACAGCCCGTTGAG ATGAAGCATCTACTGGAAATCCCTGTGCGAAGTGCAGGACCATCAAGAACAACAATTTTGGTATCTGTTGGTGTGGCATTCACTGGAATAGCTGCTGCCATTTATCTTCTCGCCAAGAGATGA
- the LOC121971351 gene encoding probable CDP-diacylglycerol--inositol 3-phosphatidyltransferase 2, which yields MAGPSNQEAISVYLYVPNVIGYIRVILNCVAFLVCYSHKSLFAILYVTSFVCDALDGWFARRLNQVSTFGAVFDMVTDRVSTACLLSLLSQLYRPGLIFLALLGLDIGSHWLQMYSSFLSGKTSHKDVKDSSSWLFKLYYGNRLFMGFCCVGSEVLYVILYLLAGEKSESLISVYLNALRMNTLLSLLLLLVSIGWAIKQVVNVIQMKSAADSCVNHDTKRNV from the exons ATGGCAGGGCCATCGAATCAAGAAGCCATATCAGTATATCTTTATGTTCCTAATGTTATAG GATATATAAGGGTCATCTTGAATTGTGTGGCATTTTTGGTTTGCTATTCACATAAATCTCTCTTTGCCATTCTTTATGTTACAAG CTTTGTCTGTGATGCATTGGATGGCTGGTTTGCACGAAGGTTAAATCAAG TGTCGACTTTTGGAGCTGTTTTCGACATGGTAACAGACAG GGTTAGCACTGCATGTTTACTGTCTCTTCTCTCACAACTATACAG ACCAGGCTTAATTTTCTTGGCATTGCTGGGATTGGACATTGGAAGTCACTGGTTGCAAATGTACAG TTCGTTCTTATCCGGCAAAACTAGCCACAAAGATGTGAAAGACTCGAGCAGTTGGCTTTTCAAGTTGTACTACGGCAATCGCTTGTTCATGGGCTTCTGCTGTGTGGGATCTGAG GTCCTCTACGTTATCCTCTATCTTCTTGCCGGTGAGAAATCTGAAAGCTTGATCAGC GTCTATTTGAATGCTTTACGAATGAATACGCTCCTCTCTTTGCTGCTGCTTTTAGTTTCGATTGGATGGGCCATTAAGCAAGTTGTGAATGTCATTCAG ATGAAGTCGGCTGCTGATTCTTGTGTGAATCATGATACAAAGAGGAATGTTTGA